Proteins encoded in a region of the Desulfosoma sp. genome:
- a CDS encoding 50S ribosomal protein L11 methyltransferase, whose amino-acid sequence MKLDVKNLPPLCVSPLWPWERKSGWLVVRTEHAFHPFHVTTRLCLEIFGAWKSRLFSHETRFLDVGCGTGILALTAAKLGARWCVGVDIAWNAVECSRQNARANGLSKRVNWVHGSIEAIGGTFHTVAANVPWSCWERLFRPILDRVAENGALVASGFQDIHMPTFETCLQETGFIVMERRQGDLTFFGIPPSGSFTWGALLAIRDSAESFAL is encoded by the coding sequence ATGAAACTGGATGTCAAGAATCTTCCTCCTCTTTGCGTAAGCCCGCTATGGCCTTGGGAACGCAAGAGCGGATGGCTGGTCGTGCGCACAGAGCATGCTTTTCATCCTTTTCATGTCACAACGCGTTTGTGTCTGGAAATTTTCGGAGCATGGAAAAGCCGGCTGTTTTCCCATGAAACCAGATTTTTGGACGTGGGATGCGGCACAGGGATTTTGGCCTTGACGGCGGCGAAACTCGGGGCCCGATGGTGTGTGGGAGTGGACATCGCCTGGAACGCCGTGGAGTGTTCTCGACAAAATGCCAGGGCCAATGGGCTGTCGAAGCGGGTGAACTGGGTTCATGGCTCCATCGAGGCTATCGGCGGAACCTTTCACACCGTAGCGGCCAATGTGCCCTGGTCATGCTGGGAAAGACTGTTTCGTCCTATCTTAGATCGAGTGGCCGAAAATGGTGCGCTGGTTGCCTCCGGCTTTCAGGACATTCACATGCCCACTTTTGAAACATGCCTTCAAGAAACAGGTTTTATTGTGATGGAACGTCGACAAGGAGATTTAACCTTTTTCGGGATTCCGCCGTCTGGAAGTTTCACCTGGGGCGCCCTGCTCGCCATCCGGGACTCTGCGGAAAGCTTTGCCCTTTAA
- the nth gene encoding endonuclease III, translating into MNPWNWHTDGDPFRVLVGTLLSHRTRDAKTDEAARALLEQYPTPKDLAEAPLEKITSLVRPVNFYKTKARRLKEVARHLVSQYGGRIPDNTSDLMTLPGVGPKTAACVLVYGFHKPAVPVDVHVHRISNRLGMVTTRKPEETQEVLERLVPKEWLLKVNELLVKHGQTTCLPRHPKCDRCAVRPWCATGRNIAYDAGNSGSIGRQIKPEKKSSRGSVS; encoded by the coding sequence ATGAATCCATGGAACTGGCACACCGACGGCGACCCTTTTCGTGTGCTGGTGGGAACCCTGCTTTCTCACCGCACGCGAGATGCCAAAACCGACGAAGCGGCCCGTGCGCTGTTGGAACAGTACCCGACTCCGAAGGATTTAGCTGAAGCCCCGCTGGAGAAAATTACATCACTGGTGCGTCCCGTAAATTTTTACAAAACGAAAGCACGGCGTCTTAAGGAAGTGGCCCGACACTTGGTGTCTCAATATGGAGGGAGGATTCCAGACAACACCTCTGATTTGATGACTCTTCCAGGGGTCGGCCCCAAGACGGCCGCATGCGTTTTGGTCTACGGATTTCACAAACCGGCCGTTCCCGTGGATGTGCATGTGCACCGCATCAGCAACAGGCTTGGAATGGTCACAACGCGAAAGCCCGAAGAAACGCAGGAAGTGCTTGAACGCCTTGTTCCTAAAGAATGGCTTTTGAAGGTTAATGAACTTCTGGTCAAGCATGGCCAAACCACGTGTCTTCCGAGGCATCCCAAGTGTGATCGCTGTGCGGTGCGCCCCTGGTGTGCAACGGGCCGGAACATCGCGTACGATGCAGGAAATTCGGGTTCTATTGGCCGTCAAATCAAGCCCGAAAAGAAATCGAGCCGAGGAAGCGTCTCATGA
- the amrS gene encoding AmmeMemoRadiSam system radical SAM enzyme, with product MDRRTFCLTMLRGCTVASFLWGVDCLWKPSKASALSFQKGFMQPKVSPYYTALENKRIRCTLCPRECEVEPGERGYCEVRENRDGVYYTLVYANPCAVHVDPVEKKPFFHVLPGSRSFSLATAGCNFDCKFCQNWEISQARPENTLNVALSPQNVVTLASQYGCASIASTYVEPTIFFEYMKDIGMEASKAGILNVMHSNGFINHGPLNDLIPYLHAACIDLKSIRDDYYRDMTEGSLEPVLNTLKALKNHRVHTELVTLLVPTRNDSEKDIRDLSRWVLSALGEETPLHFSRFYPRYKLQSLPPTPVETLEKARNIAMQEGLRYVYVGNVAGHPGEHTYCSKCGSMIIERTGYTVRLKAFDAGHCSRCGTPIPGIWVNPLKPGEGSSS from the coding sequence ATGGATCGGCGAACTTTTTGCCTCACGATGCTTCGAGGCTGCACCGTGGCGAGCTTTTTATGGGGAGTCGACTGCCTTTGGAAGCCGTCTAAAGCTTCGGCCCTTTCCTTTCAAAAAGGTTTCATGCAACCCAAGGTGTCTCCCTATTACACGGCCTTGGAAAACAAAAGGATTCGCTGCACGTTATGCCCCAGAGAATGCGAAGTGGAGCCAGGAGAAAGGGGCTATTGCGAAGTGAGGGAAAACCGCGATGGCGTCTATTACACGTTGGTCTACGCAAACCCGTGCGCCGTCCATGTGGATCCCGTGGAAAAGAAGCCCTTCTTCCATGTGCTGCCTGGAAGCCGATCCTTTTCTTTGGCTACCGCCGGGTGCAATTTCGATTGCAAGTTTTGTCAAAACTGGGAAATTTCACAGGCGCGCCCCGAAAACACCCTGAACGTTGCCCTTTCACCTCAAAACGTTGTGACTCTGGCTTCCCAATACGGGTGTGCCTCCATCGCTTCCACTTACGTCGAACCCACCATTTTCTTCGAATACATGAAAGATATCGGCATGGAAGCCTCCAAAGCCGGCATCCTTAATGTCATGCATTCCAACGGCTTCATCAATCACGGTCCCTTAAACGACTTGATCCCTTATCTGCACGCCGCCTGCATCGACCTTAAATCCATTCGAGACGATTACTACCGGGACATGACGGAAGGTTCCTTGGAGCCGGTTTTAAACACATTGAAAGCACTCAAAAACCATAGGGTTCACACGGAACTGGTGACCCTTCTTGTGCCAACTCGTAACGATTCGGAAAAAGATATTCGAGACCTCAGTCGCTGGGTGCTTAGTGCTTTGGGGGAAGAGACTCCTTTGCATTTCAGTCGGTTTTACCCGCGCTACAAGCTGCAAAGCCTTCCGCCCACGCCTGTGGAAACCTTGGAGAAGGCAAGAAACATCGCCATGCAGGAAGGGCTGCGTTACGTCTATGTGGGCAATGTTGCCGGTCATCCCGGTGAGCATACCTATTGTTCCAAGTGTGGCTCTATGATTATCGAAAGGACCGGTTACACGGTGCGCCTTAAGGCCTTTGATGCAGGACACTGCAGCCGTTGCGGCACGCCGATTCCAGGCATTTGGGTGAATCCTCTTAAACCCGGCGAAGGCTCATCCAGCTGA
- a CDS encoding peptidylprolyl isomerase, producing MRHKSSTMRIVVTASVLIALLGFGIALGAESAKDTDKKPAATVNGKAISKAQFDRQMNGVRQRLLQSGHLLSDVELRDVKSRVLESLIDRELLYQESQKRGFKGDAKAVDNQIVQFKQRFETQEAYEQALKSMNLTENAIREELLKNSAIDQLVQDRFSKGITVSDEESKAFYKERHELFEKPERVHARHILVSVKPDASAEDKKAARKKIDDLKARLNKGEDFATLAQSQSDCPSKERGGDLGFFARGQMVKPFEEAAFALNPGAVSDVVETDFGYHLIQVIEKKPQETVPYEQVQPNIAEHLQKQKTQQKVEEFLTQAKKDAKITRANVDDL from the coding sequence ATGAGACACAAATCAAGCACCATGCGAATCGTTGTCACGGCAAGCGTCCTGATCGCCCTGCTAGGCTTTGGCATTGCCTTGGGCGCGGAAAGTGCCAAGGATACGGATAAGAAACCGGCGGCTACCGTCAACGGTAAGGCCATTTCCAAGGCCCAATTTGATCGGCAAATGAACGGGGTGCGCCAAAGACTGTTGCAGTCGGGACATCTTTTGAGTGACGTGGAACTTCGGGATGTAAAAAGCCGAGTCTTGGAAAGTCTCATCGATCGAGAGCTGTTGTACCAGGAAAGCCAGAAACGCGGCTTTAAAGGAGACGCCAAGGCCGTAGACAATCAGATAGTCCAGTTCAAGCAGCGTTTTGAAACTCAGGAAGCCTATGAGCAGGCCTTGAAAAGCATGAACCTAACGGAAAATGCGATCCGCGAAGAGTTGCTCAAAAACAGCGCCATCGATCAACTGGTCCAGGACCGGTTCAGCAAGGGTATTACGGTTTCCGACGAGGAATCCAAGGCTTTTTACAAAGAAAGACATGAGCTCTTTGAAAAGCCGGAACGGGTGCATGCGCGACACATTTTGGTAAGCGTCAAGCCGGACGCTTCGGCGGAGGATAAAAAGGCTGCCCGCAAAAAGATCGATGACCTTAAGGCCCGCCTCAACAAGGGCGAGGACTTTGCCACATTGGCTCAATCCCAATCCGATTGTCCCAGCAAAGAACGTGGCGGGGATCTCGGCTTTTTTGCCCGCGGCCAGATGGTGAAGCCTTTTGAAGAGGCCGCCTTTGCCCTCAATCCAGGGGCTGTGAGCGACGTTGTGGAAACGGATTTCGGCTATCACCTGATCCAGGTCATTGAAAAGAAGCCTCAGGAGACCGTGCCCTACGAGCAGGTGCAACCGAACATCGCCGAACATCTGCAAAAGCAAAAGACTCAGCAAAAGGTTGAGGAATTCTTGACCCAGGCCAAGAAAGACGCCAAAATCACTCGCGCCAACGTGGATGACCTCTAG
- a CDS encoding RnfABCDGE type electron transport complex subunit D has product MFSTQTTTGSAKKRFLMQPVMMRVVVGLIPCLLGAVAFFGLRALWVTGVVLAAGIAAEAAFTWRQGKPVTSAVFVSCLIYALSLPPTVPLWIAAVGIVFGVIFGKMAFGGFGYNIYNPAMVGRCFVYISFPLALTAGWVSPFPSLWQGFSSWLPSVDAVTAATPLKLIQAGETVPLKPLIWGNVSGSMGETSAVLIALGGAYILYKKAAQWRLAFSCLLGAFLAASIFYVLKIPGIPDPVTFMMAGSLLFGAFFVVTEPISGPKTKPAQWIYGMAIGALTIVLRRWSNFPEGIMFSVLFMNTFVPLLDRAVQDVQKRRSEKGISS; this is encoded by the coding sequence ATGTTTTCAACACAAACGACCACGGGTTCCGCCAAGAAACGTTTTCTTATGCAGCCTGTGATGATGCGGGTTGTTGTCGGATTGATCCCGTGTCTTTTAGGCGCCGTCGCCTTTTTCGGACTAAGAGCTCTTTGGGTCACAGGTGTTGTGCTGGCGGCCGGAATAGCCGCCGAGGCCGCCTTTACATGGCGTCAGGGCAAACCGGTGACCTCCGCGGTTTTCGTCTCTTGCCTTATCTATGCGCTCAGCCTTCCCCCCACCGTTCCCCTATGGATTGCAGCGGTCGGCATCGTTTTCGGTGTTATTTTCGGAAAGATGGCTTTTGGAGGTTTCGGCTACAATATTTACAACCCCGCCATGGTGGGACGTTGTTTTGTTTACATCAGCTTTCCTTTGGCATTGACCGCCGGCTGGGTTTCCCCCTTCCCTTCCTTGTGGCAAGGTTTCAGTTCCTGGCTTCCTTCGGTGGACGCCGTCACGGCAGCCACTCCCTTAAAACTGATCCAGGCAGGTGAAACAGTGCCATTAAAACCCCTCATCTGGGGCAATGTCTCCGGTTCCATGGGGGAAACCAGCGCCGTGCTTATCGCTTTGGGAGGAGCTTACATTTTGTACAAAAAGGCGGCCCAATGGCGATTGGCTTTTTCATGCCTACTTGGAGCCTTTCTGGCAGCCTCCATTTTTTATGTCCTTAAAATTCCAGGGATCCCCGATCCCGTCACCTTCATGATGGCAGGATCCCTTCTTTTCGGAGCCTTCTTCGTGGTCACGGAACCCATCAGCGGTCCCAAGACCAAACCTGCGCAGTGGATTTACGGCATGGCCATTGGAGCTCTCACCATCGTGCTGCGACGCTGGTCCAATTTTCCGGAAGGGATCATGTTTTCCGTGTTGTTTATGAACACTTTTGTCCCACTTTTGGACCGAGCCGTGCAAGACGTCCAAAAAAGAAGGTCTGAAAAAGGGATTTCCTCATGA
- a CDS encoding cold shock domain-containing protein: protein MEGRVKWFNEKKGYGFIETENQGDVFVHYTGIQGEGFRTLTDGEAVSFDITETPKGPQAINVRRI from the coding sequence ATGGAAGGCCGAGTCAAGTGGTTCAACGAGAAGAAGGGTTATGGTTTCATCGAGACCGAAAATCAGGGGGATGTCTTCGTCCACTACACGGGGATTCAGGGGGAAGGGTTTCGTACCCTGACCGATGGAGAAGCCGTGAGTTTTGACATCACCGAAACGCCCAAGGGGCCCCAGGCGATCAATGTTCGAAGAATTTAA
- a CDS encoding peptidylprolyl isomerase has protein sequence MKRVEKGDFVKVHYTGRLDDGQVFDSSEGSQPLHFQVGSGHVIPGFENAVLGMAVHEKKSFRIPAEEAYGERDERLTKVFERSELPPDFNPPVGQVLSLTTSDNQTVYATVTDVTDHTVTLDLNHFLAGKALNFDVELVEISDAPCPSDCSCGCSC, from the coding sequence ATGAAGCGAGTGGAAAAGGGTGATTTTGTCAAGGTGCACTACACCGGGCGATTGGACGACGGTCAGGTTTTCGATTCCAGCGAGGGCAGCCAGCCGCTCCATTTCCAGGTGGGTTCCGGCCATGTAATTCCTGGATTTGAAAACGCCGTTTTGGGCATGGCCGTGCATGAAAAGAAATCGTTCCGCATTCCCGCCGAAGAAGCTTACGGCGAAAGGGACGAACGATTGACCAAGGTGTTTGAACGATCGGAGCTGCCCCCGGACTTTAATCCGCCCGTGGGTCAAGTGCTTTCGTTGACTACCAGTGACAATCAAACCGTGTATGCCACCGTGACGGATGTGACGGATCACACCGTGACGCTTGATCTCAATCATTTTCTTGCCGGAAAAGCGCTCAATTTCGACGTGGAGCTTGTGGAAATCTCTGATGCTCCGTGCCCATCCGACTGCAGCTGTGGGTGTTCCTGCTAG
- the ffh gene encoding signal recognition particle protein → MFDSLSAKLQKVFRHLKGYGKLTEQNIQDALREVRLALLEADVHYKVAKDFIAKVSERAVGQEVMRSLTPGQQVIKIVHESLTELMGGSAVPLDLSGKPPHGILLVGLQGSGKTTTAAKLARHLAKTGRKPCLVPADVYRPAAIDQLITLGRQLNLPVYAASSRDKPEEIVSAAVPFAKDNQCDVILVDTAGRLHIDTELMDELRRLKGILNPKEILLVADAMTGQDAVQVAGSFHEALQLTGVILTKLDGDARGGAALSIKAVTECPIKFVGVGEKLDALEVFHPDRMSSRILGMGDVLSIIEKAQEAFDEQEALDLARKFQDDSFSLEDFRRQLRQIKKLGSLESILKMLPGMGMLKELKKMQIDEKALVRTEAIINSMTKEERRDVSIINASRKRRIAMGSGTSVQEVNQLLRSYEDARRMMKQVMGGGKGSKKPKKKKVKAFFSF, encoded by the coding sequence ATGTTTGACAGCCTGAGCGCCAAATTACAAAAGGTTTTCCGCCACCTGAAGGGTTATGGAAAACTCACGGAACAAAACATTCAGGACGCCTTACGTGAGGTACGCCTTGCCCTTTTGGAAGCGGATGTGCACTACAAGGTGGCCAAGGATTTTATCGCCAAGGTGTCTGAAAGGGCCGTGGGCCAAGAGGTCATGCGCAGCCTCACCCCAGGTCAACAGGTCATCAAAATCGTCCATGAATCTTTGACCGAGCTCATGGGGGGCTCAGCGGTGCCTTTGGATTTGTCCGGCAAGCCTCCTCACGGGATTCTGCTTGTGGGGCTTCAAGGTTCCGGCAAGACCACAACTGCGGCAAAATTGGCGAGACACCTGGCTAAGACTGGACGAAAGCCCTGCCTTGTTCCCGCCGATGTCTACCGCCCTGCCGCCATCGATCAGCTGATCACTTTGGGACGGCAACTGAATCTTCCTGTCTACGCCGCCTCTTCTCGGGACAAACCCGAAGAGATCGTTTCTGCGGCTGTTCCCTTCGCCAAGGACAACCAATGTGACGTGATCCTTGTGGATACGGCGGGGCGCCTGCACATCGACACGGAACTGATGGATGAACTAAGGCGCCTGAAAGGAATTCTGAACCCGAAAGAAATCCTTTTGGTAGCCGATGCCATGACCGGCCAGGATGCCGTGCAAGTGGCCGGTTCCTTTCATGAAGCCTTGCAATTGACCGGAGTGATCCTCACAAAGCTGGACGGCGATGCTCGAGGGGGTGCGGCTCTTTCCATTAAAGCCGTCACGGAGTGCCCCATCAAGTTCGTCGGGGTTGGCGAAAAGCTGGACGCGCTGGAAGTCTTTCATCCGGATCGCATGAGTTCGCGTATCTTGGGGATGGGCGATGTTTTGAGCATCATTGAAAAGGCCCAGGAAGCCTTTGATGAGCAGGAAGCCCTGGACCTGGCGCGAAAGTTTCAGGACGATTCCTTTAGCCTGGAAGATTTTCGAAGGCAACTTCGCCAGATCAAAAAGCTGGGGTCCTTGGAGTCCATCCTCAAGATGCTTCCCGGCATGGGCATGCTCAAAGAACTCAAAAAGATGCAGATCGATGAAAAAGCCTTGGTGCGCACTGAAGCCATCATCAATTCCATGACCAAAGAAGAACGCCGTGATGTTTCCATCATCAACGCCAGCCGCAAACGCCGTATTGCCATGGGCAGCGGCACCAGTGTGCAGGAAGTGAACCAGCTACTGCGCAGCTACGAGGACGCTCGGCGCATGATGAAGCAGGTTATGGGGGGCGGCAAAGGAAGCAAGAAGCCGAAGAAAAAGAAAGTGAAGGCATTTTTCTCTTTTTAA
- the ilvA gene encoding threonine ammonia-lyase, giving the protein MEIGLKEIQQAAKMLHGRILRTPLVYSPTFSRLFGAEVYLKLENLQKTGSFKIRGASYKISLRRDSLGPQGVVAASAGNHAQGVALAARHAGVPALIVMPEWASLTKQEATRSYGGQILLHGRTLGESLEKAKELSDQGYTFIHPYDDADIITGQGTMGLEILEDCPDVQAVLVPIGGGGLISGIASAVKALRPDTEIIGVQAAVCPSAWQALHQNRVVRVEGSQSIADGITVKELGNLCFEILRKTVSQVVLVDEEHIAEALLLLLERKKVLAEGAGAVPLAALLMSGFRWPSKAKVVLVVSGGNVDSPLLGRILTKGLVKGGRLTRLTVELPDVPGSLAGLLNVVASQGANVLHISHNRHVPHLPIHVTEVTLEVETRGFPHAQSLLRAVHASGHKLVSS; this is encoded by the coding sequence ATGGAGATCGGCTTAAAGGAGATTCAGCAAGCCGCTAAAATGTTGCACGGCCGGATTCTTAGGACTCCGTTGGTTTATTCTCCCACCTTCAGTCGCCTGTTTGGCGCCGAGGTGTATCTTAAGCTGGAAAATCTTCAAAAAACCGGATCCTTTAAAATCCGCGGCGCAAGCTACAAGATTTCTCTTCGCCGAGATTCTCTGGGTCCTCAAGGCGTGGTGGCCGCTTCGGCTGGAAACCATGCCCAAGGTGTCGCTCTGGCGGCACGCCATGCAGGGGTACCGGCGCTCATCGTCATGCCGGAATGGGCGTCTTTGACAAAACAGGAAGCCACGAGATCCTACGGCGGCCAGATCCTTCTTCACGGTCGAACCCTGGGAGAAAGCCTGGAAAAAGCCAAAGAACTCAGTGACCAGGGCTACACCTTCATTCACCCTTACGATGATGCCGACATCATTACAGGCCAAGGTACCATGGGCTTGGAAATCCTTGAAGATTGTCCCGATGTTCAGGCCGTGCTTGTGCCTATCGGTGGCGGAGGCCTCATTTCAGGCATCGCCTCGGCCGTCAAGGCTCTGCGGCCCGATACGGAAATCATAGGGGTTCAGGCGGCGGTGTGCCCTTCGGCATGGCAAGCGCTTCACCAAAACCGAGTGGTGCGTGTCGAAGGAAGCCAATCCATCGCGGACGGCATTACGGTGAAAGAATTAGGAAATCTGTGCTTTGAAATTCTCAGAAAGACTGTTTCTCAAGTGGTTTTGGTGGATGAGGAGCACATTGCTGAGGCCTTGTTGCTGCTTCTGGAAAGAAAAAAGGTGCTGGCTGAAGGAGCGGGAGCCGTCCCTTTGGCAGCCTTGCTCATGAGTGGTTTTCGATGGCCTTCCAAGGCAAAGGTCGTCCTTGTGGTGAGTGGAGGCAACGTGGATAGCCCGCTGCTGGGACGTATCTTGACAAAAGGTCTCGTCAAGGGAGGCCGATTGACTCGCCTCACCGTGGAATTGCCGGATGTTCCAGGATCCCTCGCCGGGCTTCTTAACGTGGTGGCGTCCCAAGGTGCCAACGTGCTGCATATTTCCCATAATCGCCATGTGCCCCATTTGCCCATTCACGTGACGGAAGTGACTTTGGAAGTGGAAACCAGAGGTTTTCCGCACGCGCAATCCCTTCTTAGAGCTGTGCATGCATCGGGACACAAGCTTGTCTCTTCCTAG
- a CDS encoding cytidylate kinase-like family protein: MAVITISKEYASQSEEFAKRLAERLGYSILDRQIVAEAAKELRISPSEAQSFHKERESRLLRLIDRYTSSVVQKVVDRSYGRLDDKTYHEVTVKLVQKVAAEDNVIILGWGAQCILADHPKAVHLRIVKTLEDRILWLRENLDMDERSARDLIEREEKESAEYVEHYFNRAWDDAHLYHAVLNLSRIPLDDAVELIAKWIEKNAAS, from the coding sequence ATGGCGGTGATTACCATCAGTAAGGAATATGCATCCCAAAGTGAGGAATTTGCAAAAAGATTGGCAGAGCGCTTAGGCTACAGCATTCTCGACCGACAGATCGTGGCCGAAGCGGCCAAGGAACTGCGCATTTCCCCCAGCGAAGCTCAAAGCTTTCACAAGGAACGGGAGTCCAGGCTTCTTCGCCTCATCGACCGATACACCTCCAGTGTGGTGCAAAAAGTGGTGGACCGTTCTTACGGCCGCTTGGATGATAAGACCTATCATGAAGTCACCGTGAAACTCGTTCAAAAAGTGGCCGCCGAAGACAATGTGATTATTCTAGGGTGGGGAGCCCAGTGCATCCTGGCCGATCACCCTAAAGCCGTCCATCTTCGCATTGTTAAAACACTGGAAGACCGTATTCTATGGCTTCGCGAAAACCTGGACATGGACGAGCGCTCGGCTCGGGACCTCATTGAGCGTGAAGAAAAAGAATCCGCCGAGTATGTGGAACACTACTTCAACCGCGCGTGGGACGATGCCCATTTGTACCATGCGGTTTTGAACCTTAGCCGCATTCCTTTAGACGATGCCGTGGAGCTGATCGCCAAATGGATCGAAAAGAATGCCGCTTCATGA
- a CDS encoding VOC family protein, producing the protein MKKVKFTGIHHLALVTRNMDQTIRFWRDLLGLPLVVAMGRPGYRHYFFALSENDMVAFFEWPQSEPVPEKDHGVPVKGPISFDHVSFGVAERSCLWDLKARLEAAGFWASEIIDHGFVLSLYSFDPNGIAIEFSYAVEEVDVRKEPRLVDPAPSAVTLEGPYPRPGVWPSYETIPEEERQIYPGEGEKLRDSKSIWKKA; encoded by the coding sequence ATGAAAAAAGTGAAATTCACGGGGATTCATCACCTGGCTTTGGTGACCCGGAACATGGATCAAACCATTCGCTTTTGGAGAGATCTTTTGGGATTGCCCCTTGTGGTAGCCATGGGGCGTCCGGGATATCGACATTACTTTTTTGCGCTTTCTGAGAATGACATGGTCGCCTTTTTCGAATGGCCTCAGTCGGAGCCGGTGCCCGAAAAGGATCACGGGGTTCCCGTGAAGGGACCCATTTCCTTTGACCATGTGTCCTTTGGAGTCGCCGAACGTTCATGCCTTTGGGATCTTAAAGCCCGTCTGGAAGCCGCTGGTTTTTGGGCTTCGGAAATCATCGATCACGGCTTCGTTCTTTCCCTTTATTCCTTTGATCCCAACGGTATCGCCATTGAATTCAGCTACGCCGTAGAGGAGGTGGACGTCAGGAAAGAACCTCGCCTTGTGGATCCGGCACCATCCGCCGTGACCCTGGAAGGACCTTATCCCAGACCCGGTGTATGGCCTTCCTATGAAACGATTCCAGAAGAAGAAAGACAGATCTATCCGGGAGAAGGTGAAAAACTGCGGGATTCAAAAAGCATCTGGAAAAAAGCGTAA
- the amrB gene encoding AmmeMemoRadiSam system protein B: MDRKECRFMNLFPGQNRLFIGPVLTFLVAFLFQGWSAEPAWTQDKVRSPILAGSWYPADAGELRATIDKYLQRADLPKDLPRDGHFLGIVAPHAGIVYSGPVAAYAYRLVQDHPAEAVVILAPSHRVSFPGVSVFREGPFATPLGQVPLQADLIEALLKSCPDVRDYPPAHAREHAVEIQLPFLQTVLPSFRLVPLVFGNVSWDTCERVAQALSALSSSFRFLVVASTDLSHYHADVEARVMDARVLDRLKRLESRELWQDLSSGACEACGAGPLVTLLLYAQKRGAKNMSVLHYATSADVTGEKSRVVGYAAAAVFHDDSQKRSSMVQGPLSPSAPTLSDEHKARLKTLARDTLEAALFGKTVPDLDLSTLPKALQEPRGAFVTLKRHGQLRGCIGHIEARWPLAQTVSRMVLAAAFHDPRFPPLSSKEWNDLELEISVLSPLVKLKDPSQVQVGIHGLYMRRGSQAGLLLPQVPVEQGWNQETFLRQTCLKAGLNPEAWKEPETEIFVFTAEVF, from the coding sequence ATGGATCGAAAAGAATGCCGCTTCATGAACCTATTCCCCGGGCAAAACCGATTGTTCATTGGACCGGTGCTGACCTTTCTGGTGGCCTTCCTTTTTCAGGGCTGGAGCGCCGAGCCGGCTTGGACACAAGATAAGGTTCGATCCCCTATCCTCGCTGGTTCATGGTATCCTGCGGATGCCGGGGAACTACGTGCCACCATTGACAAGTATTTGCAGCGGGCCGATCTTCCCAAAGATCTACCTCGAGATGGACATTTTCTGGGCATTGTGGCCCCTCATGCAGGAATCGTCTACAGCGGTCCCGTCGCGGCCTATGCTTACAGGCTGGTTCAGGATCACCCCGCGGAGGCTGTGGTGATCCTGGCTCCAAGCCATCGCGTGTCTTTTCCGGGTGTTTCCGTTTTTCGGGAGGGCCCGTTTGCCACACCTCTAGGTCAGGTCCCCTTACAGGCGGATCTCATCGAGGCGCTTCTCAAGAGTTGCCCGGACGTTCGGGATTATCCTCCGGCGCACGCTAGGGAACACGCCGTCGAGATTCAGCTTCCTTTCCTTCAGACAGTGCTTCCCTCCTTTCGCTTGGTTCCCCTTGTCTTCGGGAATGTCTCCTGGGATACCTGCGAAAGGGTGGCCCAAGCACTCAGTGCTCTCTCCTCATCCTTTCGATTCCTTGTGGTGGCCAGCACGGATCTTTCTCATTATCATGCGGACGTGGAGGCTCGCGTCATGGACGCTCGAGTCCTGGATAGGTTGAAGCGTCTGGAATCCCGCGAGCTCTGGCAGGACTTGAGTTCAGGCGCTTGTGAAGCCTGCGGAGCGGGTCCTTTAGTCACCTTGCTCCTTTACGCCCAAAAAAGGGGCGCTAAAAACATGAGCGTTTTGCACTACGCCACTTCCGCCGATGTGACAGGCGAAAAAAGCCGTGTCGTAGGCTATGCGGCCGCCGCCGTGTTCCACGATGATTCCCAGAAAAGAAGTTCTATGGTGCAGGGCCCTCTGAGTCCTTCGGCCCCGACGCTAAGTGATGAACATAAAGCGCGGCTGAAGACCCTGGCACGGGACACCCTTGAAGCCGCTCTTTTCGGCAAGACCGTTCCGGACCTTGACCTTTCAACACTTCCAAAGGCATTGCAAGAACCTCGCGGAGCTTTTGTGACACTCAAACGTCACGGACAACTCAGGGGATGCATCGGCCACATCGAAGCTCGATGGCCGCTGGCCCAAACCGTCTCCCGTATGGTGCTGGCTGCAGCTTTTCATGACCCGCGCTTTCCCCCGCTCTCCTCAAAAGAATGGAACGACCTAGAATTGGAAATTTCCGTGTTATCCCCCTTGGTGAAACTCAAAGATCCGTCCCAGGTGCAGGTCGGGATTCATGGGCTTTACATGCGCCGAGGATCCCAAGCCGGGCTTCTCCTTCCCCAGGTACCCGTAGAACAAGGCTGGAACCAGGAAACCTTTCTTCGGCAAACATGCCTCAAAGCAGGCCTGAACCCTGAGGCGTGGAAAGAACCGGAAACAGAAATCTTTGTTTTTACAGCGGAAGTCTTCTGA